Sequence from the Clostridium butyricum genome:
CATTCTAATTATATTATCATCATCAACTACTATAATTTTCATTTTTCCTCCTAGTGTACATATTTCAAGTTAGTAAAATCCTTTACATAGAAAATATAAGAAAACGTATACCATTTTTATGAACATGTCTTATCATTATTGAATAATTGTATATTCTAATATATATTTAAATTATAAGTTAAAATTTAAATATTTAAAATACATTTTTTAGTTTAAAGGTGGATTTATGAAAATTAATAGAGATTTATCAATAAAAAAACTAACCTTACTTATATTTTTATCAATATATATCATATTTTTAATAGTTACAGCTGTAAACTTATACTCTTATTCTAGGTATGAATTTAATAAAACAGAAAAGTTAATAAAAAACTTTAATTTAAATTTAAGTACTCAAATTACTCAAAAACTTGACAATATAATTGACGTCTCAAAATATCCATTAATAATACCTGATATAGAAAAGCTTAACACTACACTATCTAATAATAATACTTATGATATAGAACAATATAATTATCTACTATATTTATGTGATATGATGCTTATTCAAAATAAGACTATAAATGGAGCTTACATATTTAATTTAAATGGAAATGGAGTATATACTGCTCGAAATAATAATAATGATTTATTAAAAAATCCATTTCATGAAAAGTGGTTTAATACTGCTGTAAATTCTTCAAATCAGGTTGAGATTTTCTCAAACTTTAACGCAACTAATGTTTTTAGGGATACAACTAAAGATGATGAAAGCTTAATTGCTATAACACGAAAAATAATTGATATAAAATCACAAAAGACTACTGGAATTTTACTACTTACATTTTCTACAGATGAACTACTGTCATTACTGACTTCAGATATTCCTTTTAATAATGAAGCTGTTTATCTGTATGATTCTGAAAATAATTTAATAATTGGTACAGATGATGCTGAACACCAATATAATTACTCTGAATATATTAATCAAAGCAGTACTATTCCTGAACTAGTTTATTCTAAAGATAATGAAAAACATATAGTATGCTATAATAATTTGCAATCATCCGATTGGACAATCATAAATACAATTCCAAAAGACGATGCTTATCATATTGATGTATTATATTTACTTTTCTTTTTAAGCAATTTAATTTTTTGCTTAATATTATTTATTGTAATTTATCTATTTTTCTTAAATAGAATATTTAATCCAATAAAATCACTTATTGAAAATATGGGAAGTAAAGTTGAAACTAACTTGAATTACAACTTTGCTTATAATAAAAATGATGAAATAGGGATACTAATTAATTCTTATAATGATATGAAAACTAGAATAAACACTTTAATTACTATAAATTATAAAAATCAAATAGAACAAAAAGAATTAGAGTTAAAACAACTACAAAATCAAATTAATCCTCATTTCATATATAATACATTAGAATCTATACACATGATGGCTGAAATAAATGATGATCCTGAAACTTCAACAATGGCAGAATATTTTGGAACTATAATTAGATATAGTATGAATAGGCGTATTAATACAGTTAAATTAAAAGATGAAATTGAAATAATAAATAACTACATCTATCTTCAAAGAATTCGCTTTGATTCTTTATTCACAATTGAAAATCTTGTTACTGATGATGTTCTTAATTGTGAAATAATAAAAATGATAATTCAACCTTTAATTGAAAATTCAATATACCACGGATTAAGCGAATGTGATGGAAATGGTAAGATAATTATTCAAGCTTTAAAATCCAATGATAATTTAATAATTACTGTCTCTGATAATGGAATTGGAATCGATGATAAAACACTTGAATCTTTAAATGATTATATTAATGATAAAAATGAACTTTTTAATGGAATTGCTTTAAGAAATATAAACAAACGTTTAAAACTTAATTATGGAGAAGAATATGGTCTTGAAATAACAAGTATACTCGGTAAGGGAACCTCTATGGTACTTACAATTCCTTATATAATCAATTAAAAATAATTCTTCTTAATATAAAAAACATAGATATGATTTTATAAAATCATATCTATATTTTTAATTTTCTATATAGTAAATTTATCAACTAAATTTATCAAATTATCTGATTTATCTCTATTATTATGTGCTTTATCAACTATTTCTTCATTTTTAGAACTAATATGTGACATATTATCTACTATAATATTAGTTGAGCTTCTTACCTCTTTTATTGATTCCATTAGCCCATCAATATTATTAGTCATATTATTCATGGAATTTCTTATTTCTCGCGATATACTACTAAAATCTTCTGATATTTGTTTTACACTTACTCCTGCATCCTGATAATCAAC
This genomic interval carries:
- a CDS encoding sensor histidine kinase encodes the protein MKINRDLSIKKLTLLIFLSIYIIFLIVTAVNLYSYSRYEFNKTEKLIKNFNLNLSTQITQKLDNIIDVSKYPLIIPDIEKLNTTLSNNNTYDIEQYNYLLYLCDMMLIQNKTINGAYIFNLNGNGVYTARNNNNDLLKNPFHEKWFNTAVNSSNQVEIFSNFNATNVFRDTTKDDESLIAITRKIIDIKSQKTTGILLLTFSTDELLSLLTSDIPFNNEAVYLYDSENNLIIGTDDAEHQYNYSEYINQSSTIPELVYSKDNEKHIVCYNNLQSSDWTIINTIPKDDAYHIDVLYLLFFLSNLIFCLILFIVIYLFFLNRIFNPIKSLIENMGSKVETNLNYNFAYNKNDEIGILINSYNDMKTRINTLITINYKNQIEQKELELKQLQNQINPHFIYNTLESIHMMAEINDDPETSTMAEYFGTIIRYSMNRRINTVKLKDEIEIINNYIYLQRIRFDSLFTIENLVTDDVLNCEIIKMIIQPLIENSIYHGLSECDGNGKIIIQALKSNDNLIITVSDNGIGIDDKTLESLNDYINDKNELFNGIALRNINKRLKLNYGEEYGLEITSILGKGTSMVLTIPYIIN